One genomic region from Kamptonema formosum PCC 6407 encodes:
- a CDS encoding GldG family protein yields the protein MKIVKKNWKYIFLLGPALIVAGITAGFIAGSWQPIPLGIIITGLVIIGLWLLYAAYQQNFWGRRSTQVSSNAIAATLSILLILALINFLAARYATRLDVTESQQFTLAPQTQQVLRNLPQPVKLWVFDPTQNPRVREFLENYQKESRGKFTFEFVDPLTEPGKAQEYAINGLGEYQLESGSKRLLIQKGVVVGFNPSQIPTEAKLTNGLEEILSTRSPKVYFLQGNGERAIQEGQGGLFEAEKSLKDKNYTTSVINLKESINVPQDADAVIVAGPQKAFSEEEVKALTAYLDRGGSLMLMLDLTPNNASTGLDSLLKDWGVTLDKSLAIDPSGEGQRYGLGATVPLVKRYGDHPITQSFGAGTSFYPLARPLETTTVTGIEQKPLVWTSDESWAESDLSNSRLEFDPKSDRQGPLLLGVAITRSAATTTQATPTPSPTSSPSASPEASPTSSPTTSPEAAPSASPEASPTSSPTTSPEASPTVSSTSSPTTSPTSSPTISPTASPPSPSPSPSSAKESRMVVLGNSQFATNGWFEQQLNGDVFINSVSWLSKPDQKILSISPKKVTNRRINMSLVQAAGLVIAWLVWPLIGLAIAAFLWWRRR from the coding sequence ATGAAAATCGTTAAAAAGAATTGGAAATACATTTTTTTGCTAGGCCCAGCCTTAATCGTCGCCGGAATCACAGCAGGTTTCATCGCGGGTAGTTGGCAACCAATACCTTTAGGAATTATTATCACCGGATTGGTGATAATAGGGTTGTGGTTGCTTTATGCCGCTTATCAACAAAACTTTTGGGGACGGCGATCTACTCAAGTCAGTAGCAACGCGATCGCAGCTACCCTCTCTATATTATTAATTCTGGCCCTCATAAATTTTCTGGCCGCACGCTATGCCACTCGTTTAGACGTAACTGAAAGCCAACAATTTACCTTAGCACCCCAGACCCAGCAAGTGTTAAGAAATTTGCCGCAACCTGTGAAACTTTGGGTGTTTGATCCTACCCAAAATCCCAGAGTGAGAGAATTTTTAGAGAATTATCAAAAAGAATCCAGAGGCAAGTTTACCTTTGAGTTTGTTGACCCGCTAACGGAACCAGGAAAAGCTCAAGAATATGCTATTAACGGTCTTGGAGAATATCAATTAGAATCTGGTTCTAAGCGGCTATTGATTCAAAAAGGTGTAGTAGTTGGCTTTAACCCTAGTCAGATACCGACAGAAGCGAAGCTAACAAATGGCTTAGAAGAGATTTTGAGTACGCGATCGCCAAAAGTTTATTTCCTTCAAGGTAACGGCGAACGAGCAATACAGGAAGGTCAAGGAGGGCTATTTGAAGCTGAAAAATCCCTTAAAGACAAAAATTATACCACATCAGTCATCAACCTGAAAGAAAGCATAAATGTCCCCCAAGATGCCGATGCTGTCATAGTTGCGGGCCCACAAAAAGCATTTTCCGAGGAGGAAGTTAAAGCATTAACCGCTTATCTCGATCGCGGCGGTAGTTTGATGCTAATGCTAGACCTCACCCCTAATAATGCAAGTACAGGATTAGATAGTTTGCTGAAAGATTGGGGCGTTACCTTAGACAAAAGTCTAGCCATAGATCCTTCCGGCGAGGGTCAAAGATATGGTCTGGGTGCGACTGTTCCCCTAGTCAAGCGTTACGGCGACCATCCTATTACTCAAAGTTTCGGTGCTGGCACTTCATTCTATCCCCTTGCGCGTCCTTTAGAAACAACTACGGTGACTGGAATTGAACAAAAGCCACTCGTTTGGACAAGCGATGAAAGTTGGGCTGAAAGTGATTTGAGTAACAGCAGATTGGAGTTCGATCCGAAGAGCGATCGGCAAGGGCCGTTATTATTAGGTGTAGCTATAACTCGTTCTGCGGCTACAACTACCCAAGCAACGCCAACACCATCGCCAACGAGTTCTCCAAGTGCATCACCAGAGGCATCACCAACAAGTTCTCCTACTACATCGCCAGAAGCAGCTCCAAGTGCATCACCAGAGGCATCACCAACGAGTTCTCCTACTACATCACCAGAAGCATCTCCTACTGTATCATCAACGAGTTCTCCAACTACATCGCCAACGAGTTCTCCAACAATTTCTCCTACGGCTTCTCCCCCTTCCCCTTCCCCTTCCCCTTCTTCCGCCAAAGAATCTCGTATGGTTGTGTTAGGAAATTCTCAATTTGCTACGAATGGCTGGTTTGAACAACAGCTTAATGGAGATGTGTTTATTAACTCAGTTAGCTGGTTAAGCAAGCCAGATCAGAAAATACTTTCTATCAGCCCTAAAAAAGTTACAAATCGCCGCATCAATATGAGTCTTGTACAAGCAGCAGGATTAGTTATTGCATGGCTAGTTTGGCCCTTAATTGGATTAGCAATTGCGGCGTTTTTATGGTGGCGGCGGCGGTAG
- a CDS encoding WD40 repeat domain-containing protein, protein MLKPVALCLIVLSLIGTSALADNGVGEWYLQRGNTNTVGRYQISGDRKGQVSIKDITTGEVIRTFQMDAGLVVRETFILNAGKTVAASQKDHTVFWDLATGRTIARVAQPVYGFSHDEKKFFTYDREGIFLYAFPSFKRICPLQEGNTPGGPVAFQFSPNNRLLVINLMTNLPAEENSYPYPNYAYRYRSFTRLFNVETCQEIPEFRELNFTHLFGRFSPDSRFYEIKESWPRWDRNLPVGAWRVNLTTFELEQIPDFPIDPDLGI, encoded by the coding sequence ATGCTCAAACCTGTTGCTCTGTGCCTAATTGTACTCTCACTCATAGGAACTAGCGCTTTAGCTGACAACGGAGTAGGCGAGTGGTATCTCCAGAGAGGAAACACCAATACAGTTGGTCGTTACCAAATTAGCGGTGACAGAAAAGGTCAAGTTAGCATCAAAGATATTACGACTGGAGAGGTAATTCGTACCTTTCAAATGGATGCTGGGCTAGTTGTCAGGGAGACATTTATTTTGAACGCTGGCAAAACGGTCGCTGCTTCTCAAAAAGACCACACTGTTTTCTGGGATTTGGCAACTGGCAGAACAATTGCTCGTGTTGCTCAGCCAGTCTATGGCTTCTCCCACGATGAGAAGAAATTTTTTACTTACGACCGGGAAGGAATCTTTCTGTATGCCTTTCCTAGCTTTAAGCGCATCTGCCCCTTGCAAGAAGGTAATACCCCAGGAGGGCCAGTCGCCTTTCAATTTTCACCAAATAATCGTCTTTTAGTTATTAATTTAATGACGAATTTACCTGCGGAGGAAAACAGTTACCCCTATCCTAATTACGCATACCGATATCGTTCTTTCACAAGGCTTTTCAATGTTGAGACTTGCCAAGAGATTCCAGAATTTAGGGAACTCAATTTTACTCATTTATTTGGCAGGTTTTCACCCGACTCAAGATTCTATGAGATCAAAGAATCTTGGCCCCGCTGGGATCGCAATCTCCCAGTTGGAGCGTGGCGGGTTAATCTAACAACCTTCGAGTTAGAGCAGATTCCTGACTTTCCGATCGACCCTGATTTAGGTATCTAA
- a CDS encoding PEP-CTERM sorting domain-containing protein (PEP-CTERM proteins occur, often in large numbers, in the proteomes of bacteria that also encode an exosortase, a predicted intramembrane cysteine proteinase. The presence of a PEP-CTERM domain at a protein's C-terminus predicts cleavage within the sorting domain, followed by covalent anchoring to some some component of the (usually Gram-negative) cell surface. Many PEP-CTERM proteins exhibit an unusual sequence composition that includes large numbers of potential glycosylation sites. Expression of one such protein has been shown restore the ability of a bacterium to form floc, a type of biofilm.), translating into MRGLTQQNPILPTSVQNGWQTFNKVPGCRWYDPHTTYGFEFQSLEDTLFTEILDFPVGEDTEFAVTVGNVLLGTFGAGDSVDFVSLLGGGVSNFKITGIDSLIGSTAETAFPIQLAFDKPEGSFQMRAFSEDDPEEVPEPTTVLAALLALTGLGTIKRIKKRK; encoded by the coding sequence ATGCGAGGCTTAACCCAACAAAACCCCATCCTTCCTACCAGCGTACAAAACGGCTGGCAAACCTTCAACAAAGTACCAGGTTGCCGATGGTATGACCCTCACACAACCTATGGCTTTGAATTCCAATCATTAGAAGACACACTATTTACAGAAATACTTGATTTCCCCGTAGGAGAAGATACCGAATTTGCCGTCACAGTTGGAAACGTCTTACTAGGAACTTTCGGTGCTGGAGATAGCGTAGACTTCGTTTCCTTATTAGGTGGTGGAGTTTCCAACTTCAAAATTACGGGCATCGACTCGTTAATTGGCTCGACAGCAGAAACAGCATTTCCCATTCAATTAGCTTTCGACAAACCGGAAGGAAGTTTCCAAATGCGGGCATTTTCTGAAGATGATCCTGAAGAAGTACCCGAACCAACAACTGTATTAGCAGCATTATTAGCATTAACTGGATTAGGAACAATCAAAAGAATAAAAAAACGGAAGTAA
- a CDS encoding DUF3727 domain-containing protein, translating to MFSSPSSKRNGHSDEDSVTLTDEAGRSLTCSIEHSMDVEGQEYVLLLPVDSPVEIFTWQGDDADEAAIPVEDEAEISLIFDTAEAVLQEHNLKLLRTAVTLTVVGELPEFSEEDAPEDSESEDESDFEELMWLASFYHEEQEYAIYTPLDPFFILARMNEAGKPELLSAEEFEKLEPLLPMLEDQFFDELE from the coding sequence ATGTTCTCATCCCCATCCTCCAAACGGAATGGACATTCCGACGAAGATTCCGTCACCCTGACTGATGAAGCAGGGCGATCGCTGACTTGCAGCATTGAGCATTCTATGGACGTAGAGGGCCAAGAATACGTCCTGCTGCTTCCCGTTGACTCGCCAGTAGAAATTTTTACTTGGCAAGGAGACGACGCGGATGAGGCAGCTATCCCCGTAGAAGACGAGGCCGAAATTTCTCTAATTTTTGACACTGCCGAAGCCGTCCTACAGGAGCATAACTTAAAGCTCCTGCGGACGGCTGTAACGCTGACTGTTGTCGGAGAGTTGCCAGAATTTTCCGAAGAGGATGCGCCAGAAGATTCCGAAAGCGAAGATGAATCGGATTTCGAGGAACTTATGTGGCTAGCTAGCTTCTATCACGAAGAACAGGAGTATGCTATCTACACGCCCCTTGATCCGTTCTTTATCTTGGCGCGGATGAATGAAGCAGGCAAACCGGAACTGCTCTCAGCAGAAGAGTTTGAAAAGTTAGAACCCCTATTGCCGATGCTGGAAGACCAATTCTTTGATGAACTGGAATAG
- a CDS encoding YqeG family HAD IIIA-type phosphatase, protein MSWGKLLEPDLVLGNSVVHLTPDLLHQNQLKGLVLDVDETLVPMRAANASAELLGWVEEIKPTVTIWLVSNNVSQPRIGRIAESLNLPYITGAVKPSRRKLRRAVEAMNLPVEQVAMVGDRLFTDVLAGNRLGMFTILVEPMVNIGEAVRKYPMRSFEVWVSQALGASLTIKS, encoded by the coding sequence ATGTCTTGGGGCAAACTTTTAGAGCCTGACTTAGTTCTCGGCAATTCAGTAGTGCATCTCACTCCCGATCTCCTTCACCAAAATCAACTCAAGGGATTAGTTTTAGATGTAGATGAAACTCTCGTACCCATGAGGGCAGCTAACGCTTCTGCGGAACTGTTAGGTTGGGTAGAAGAAATTAAACCAACAGTAACTATTTGGTTGGTCAGCAATAACGTGAGTCAGCCTCGAATTGGTCGTATTGCTGAGTCTTTGAATTTGCCTTATATTACCGGGGCTGTTAAGCCTTCCCGCCGCAAGTTGAGACGGGCAGTGGAAGCGATGAATTTGCCGGTGGAACAGGTGGCAATGGTAGGCGATCGCCTTTTTACTGATGTTTTGGCCGGGAATCGTTTGGGTATGTTTACTATTCTAGTGGAACCAATGGTTAATATTGGTGAAGCAGTACGAAAATATCCTATGCGTTCTTTTGAAGTATGGGTTTCTCAAGCTTTAGGAGCATCTTTGACAATTAAAAGTTAA
- the mltG gene encoding endolytic transglycosylase MltG: MNTESQTKGNERNRTKKRTQNFSKVLFYLILLPATWGFFAWQGWAWWSWVSSPAKTADQNGQPQQSAVSIAIPPGTSSQQIGKDLEAAGLIRSATGWNLWARWLTLQNREGGFKAGTYELSPTVPLTAIADKIWKGEVMQLSFTIPEGWSLQDMASYFEAQGFFPAKDFLAAASQVPYGYYPWLPSGLPHLEGFLYPDTYQIEGDRVNAEAVVKQMLSRFEQVALPLYQKDQKQTKLELKDWVTLASIVEKEAVIASERKRIAGVFSKRLQQGMNLGADPTVEYALGIRQTREKPLTFKQVETPSPYNTYLNPGLPPTPIAAPGIASLEAALYPEDTEYLYFMARYDGTHIFSKTAAEHEAAIAQVDKQQRNSQ; encoded by the coding sequence ATGAATACAGAATCACAGACAAAAGGCAACGAGCGAAACAGGACGAAAAAACGTACTCAGAATTTTTCTAAGGTGCTGTTTTATCTAATCTTGCTGCCTGCAACCTGGGGCTTTTTTGCTTGGCAGGGCTGGGCTTGGTGGAGTTGGGTTAGTTCCCCAGCGAAAACAGCAGACCAAAATGGGCAACCTCAGCAAAGTGCTGTTTCGATCGCCATTCCTCCTGGCACTTCCAGCCAACAAATCGGCAAAGATTTAGAGGCGGCGGGACTGATCCGTTCTGCTACGGGCTGGAATTTGTGGGCGCGATGGCTGACGCTGCAAAACCGTGAGGGCGGTTTTAAAGCTGGGACTTATGAATTGTCCCCAACTGTGCCCCTGACTGCGATCGCTGACAAAATCTGGAAGGGAGAGGTGATGCAGTTAAGCTTCACTATTCCAGAGGGTTGGTCTTTGCAGGATATGGCGAGTTATTTTGAGGCCCAAGGCTTTTTCCCAGCTAAAGACTTCCTAGCGGCGGCGAGTCAAGTTCCTTATGGCTATTATCCTTGGTTGCCCAGTGGGTTGCCTCATTTGGAAGGGTTTTTATATCCAGATACTTACCAAATAGAGGGCGATCGCGTTAATGCCGAAGCTGTGGTTAAACAAATGCTCAGCCGTTTTGAGCAAGTAGCTCTCCCCCTATATCAAAAAGATCAAAAGCAAACTAAGCTGGAATTGAAAGATTGGGTGACTCTAGCGAGTATTGTGGAAAAAGAAGCTGTAATTGCCTCTGAACGCAAACGTATTGCTGGTGTATTTAGTAAGCGCCTGCAACAGGGGATGAATTTAGGGGCAGATCCGACAGTTGAGTACGCCCTGGGCATCCGCCAAACTCGCGAAAAGCCTCTCACTTTTAAGCAGGTGGAAACTCCATCTCCTTACAATACCTATCTCAACCCCGGTTTACCGCCAACACCAATAGCGGCTCCGGGAATAGCGAGTTTAGAGGCAGCTCTTTATCCTGAAGATACAGAATATCTGTATTTCATGGCTCGCTATGACGGCACTCACATTTTCAGCAAAACGGCGGCTGAACACGAAGCGGCGATCGCTCAAGTGGATAAGCAGCAGCGCAATTCTCAATAA
- a CDS encoding ABC transporter permease: protein MLITISNIIAIYRKELQSYFASPLAYGIAAIFWFVTGLFLVAILLSPDGLIPQVARLDQQGISETIDVSYEFLQAFLGLMGSISLFILPMLSMGLYAEERKRGTLELLATSPLTNWAVAVGKLLGVLTFYITMLIPLIACELIALSASSPPLPPAVFLLGHAGLILLAASVLSLGMFISSLTESTILSAILTFALVLFLWIIKVASSSISGPVGKAIGHLSLLTHYTNLVKGIVDTSSLAMFATYIFLGVFLTAQFIDVLRFQRS, encoded by the coding sequence ATGTTAATAACAATTAGCAATATTATAGCCATCTACCGCAAAGAATTACAGAGTTATTTTGCCTCACCATTAGCTTATGGAATAGCCGCGATCTTCTGGTTCGTGACAGGATTATTTTTAGTTGCAATTCTCCTATCACCAGACGGCTTAATCCCCCAAGTTGCTAGACTAGATCAACAAGGAATTAGCGAAACCATAGACGTTTCCTACGAATTTTTACAAGCATTCTTAGGACTGATGGGTTCAATATCCCTATTCATCCTACCCATGCTATCAATGGGACTGTATGCAGAAGAACGCAAACGGGGTACATTAGAATTATTAGCAACATCACCCCTCACAAACTGGGCAGTTGCCGTCGGTAAACTGCTAGGAGTATTGACATTTTACATCACAATGCTCATACCATTAATCGCCTGCGAACTCATCGCCCTTAGTGCATCAAGTCCCCCTCTACCTCCAGCAGTATTTTTGTTAGGACACGCCGGATTAATCTTATTAGCAGCCTCAGTTTTATCACTAGGAATGTTTATCTCTTCTCTCACAGAAAGTACAATTTTATCTGCTATACTCACCTTCGCTTTAGTGCTATTCCTGTGGATAATTAAAGTAGCATCTAGCAGTATCAGCGGCCCTGTAGGGAAAGCAATAGGTCATCTTTCTCTGCTAACACATTACACTAATCTTGTCAAGGGAATAGTTGATACAAGCAGTCTAGCAATGTTTGCTACCTACATTTTTTTAGGAGTGTTTTTAACCGCTCAATTTATTGATGTCTTGCGTTTCCAACGCTCTTGA
- a CDS encoding O-antigen ligase family protein: MKSIYTLLYTLSIILINPWGISRGYIWTAPKVFMIGIIAAINLSIIWEGSKSITISRTWKISLILWGLFLTIGAISTLKSPFPLTSFLGQDQMGDGWLYWLLIATFTLSNTLLLKLHPQLLSSQLQGLIIGGIILALSTIPQIIDWRIDYTATMGKIIRPDVNASSIFQGQQPIGLYSHRGHAAIALATIALISVIGRLWKLTSDRLTTTTLIIISPALIFTTTRSAVLGLVIALLYKFGWQYKKLLAGVILISAIAIIGMTVTRPLDWSQPSIQQVMSSRSPMWALSLRGIKKRPLFGWGFDGFGIAYPYIINPKKTPIVVKLDQFTYDYITINGQVSTREIPTYKAHNLILDTTLSIGILGLISYAFIWGYYIYLAIKSSFHGMEAIAIAYLVFDLTWFDSAQYAHIPWWALSIGGAFLTSKKTTTVLSLKQKPSF; encoded by the coding sequence GTGAAATCTATTTACACCCTGTTATATACTCTCAGCATCATACTCATCAACCCTTGGGGCATCAGCCGGGGCTACATCTGGACGGCACCCAAAGTGTTTATGATTGGGATAATTGCAGCGATAAACCTCTCAATTATCTGGGAAGGAAGTAAATCTATAACAATCTCCCGCACCTGGAAAATCAGCCTGATATTGTGGGGATTATTTCTGACAATAGGGGCAATTTCTACCTTGAAAAGTCCATTTCCGCTGACTTCTTTTCTAGGACAAGACCAAATGGGCGACGGCTGGCTATATTGGCTATTAATCGCTACTTTTACCCTCAGTAATACCTTACTTCTCAAACTGCATCCCCAACTACTTTCTTCTCAACTCCAAGGACTGATAATAGGTGGCATCATCCTCGCCCTCAGCACCATTCCTCAAATCATAGACTGGCGCATCGATTACACTGCCACAATGGGAAAAATTATCAGACCTGATGTTAATGCTAGCAGTATATTTCAAGGACAGCAACCCATTGGATTATATTCCCACAGAGGTCACGCTGCGATCGCCCTAGCCACAATAGCCCTCATTTCCGTCATCGGTAGGCTGTGGAAACTAACAAGCGATCGCTTGACCACAACTACCTTAATTATAATTTCCCCAGCATTGATATTCACTACCACCAGATCGGCAGTTTTAGGCTTAGTAATAGCCCTATTATACAAGTTTGGATGGCAATACAAAAAACTATTGGCTGGAGTAATTCTCATCAGCGCGATCGCCATCATCGGCATGACCGTTACTAGACCCCTAGATTGGAGCCAACCATCAATACAACAAGTAATGTCCAGCAGATCACCAATGTGGGCGTTATCCCTGAGAGGCATCAAAAAGCGTCCTCTTTTTGGATGGGGATTTGACGGCTTCGGCATCGCTTACCCCTACATCATAAATCCTAAAAAAACTCCAATAGTTGTAAAATTAGACCAGTTTACCTATGATTACATTACCATAAACGGACAAGTTAGCACAAGGGAAATACCCACTTACAAAGCTCATAACTTAATACTTGATACAACCTTATCAATTGGCATTTTGGGACTGATATCTTACGCCTTTATTTGGGGATATTATATCTATTTAGCCATTAAATCGTCCTTTCACGGGATGGAGGCGATCGCGATCGCCTATCTCGTCTTTGATCTCACTTGGTTTGATAGCGCTCAATACGCCCACATCCCTTGGTGGGCACTTAGTATAGGGGGAGCTTTTTTAACCTCAAAAAAGACAACAACAGTTCTGTCACTAAAACAAAAACCTAGCTTCTAA
- a CDS encoding ABC transporter ATP-binding protein has translation MIEVEHLSKNYGSTSAIADVSFKVEPGEIMGFLGPNGAGKTTTMRILSGYLPASGGTARIAGYDVHENLMAVRQKIGYLPETPPLYPDMTVEGFLYFVSRIKLVPAGDRTRQVESAMRRTSLIDKRKVLIRKLSKGFRQRVGIAQAIVHDPPVIILDEPTVGLDPRQIIEVRNLIKSLAGQHTIILSTHILPEVSMTCSRVTIVNRGQVVATGSPDRLMGQFQEGYELEVEGDTESFERLVPNLENVAGVRSLELMSMVGSENRRRVRVACESATEPGREIAAAIVSSGLGLYEMRRTRATLEDVFLELTRAEKKEQLVVEGEREEEAIDEIKEVDQEQEQEQEGEAIAQKEEEPEVITEEGASGWTRD, from the coding sequence ATGATTGAAGTAGAACACTTAAGCAAAAACTACGGTTCCACAAGCGCGATCGCGGATGTCTCCTTTAAAGTGGAACCGGGAGAAATTATGGGATTTTTGGGGCCCAATGGTGCCGGCAAAACCACAACGATGCGGATTTTATCGGGTTATTTACCCGCTTCGGGAGGTACGGCCCGCATTGCAGGTTACGATGTCCATGAAAACTTAATGGCAGTACGGCAAAAAATTGGCTATTTGCCGGAAACACCGCCGCTATATCCAGATATGACGGTTGAGGGTTTTTTGTACTTTGTTTCCCGAATTAAATTAGTGCCGGCTGGCGATCGCACTCGTCAAGTAGAATCGGCAATGCGGCGTACCAGTTTAATAGACAAACGCAAGGTTTTAATCCGCAAACTTTCTAAAGGATTTAGACAACGAGTTGGCATTGCACAGGCGATCGTTCACGACCCACCAGTGATTATTCTAGATGAACCGACTGTGGGTTTAGACCCCCGACAAATCATCGAAGTTAGGAATTTAATTAAAAGCCTTGCAGGTCAGCATACTATTATTTTGTCTACCCATATTTTGCCTGAAGTTAGCATGACTTGCAGCCGCGTAACGATCGTTAATCGCGGTCAAGTTGTGGCGACGGGTAGTCCCGATCGCTTGATGGGACAGTTTCAAGAAGGCTACGAATTGGAAGTTGAAGGGGATACGGAGTCTTTTGAGAGGTTAGTACCAAATCTGGAAAATGTGGCGGGAGTGCGATCGCTAGAATTGATGTCAATGGTAGGGTCAGAAAATCGCCGCCGAGTCCGAGTTGCCTGTGAATCAGCAACGGAACCCGGCCGAGAAATTGCCGCTGCGATCGTCTCTTCTGGGTTGGGGTTGTATGAAATGCGCCGCACTCGCGCTACTCTGGAAGATGTGTTTTTAGAGTTGACAAGAGCCGAAAAGAAAGAGCAGCTTGTAGTGGAAGGGGAAAGGGAAGAGGAAGCGATCGATGAGATCAAGGAAGTAGACCAAGAACAGGAACAAGAACAAGAAGGGGAAGCGATCGCACAAAAGGAAGAAGAACCAGAGGTAATAACCGAAGAAGGGGCTAGTGGCTGGACTAGGGACTAG
- the ruvX gene encoding Holliday junction resolvase RuvX translates to MDYDSRISALGLDIGQKRIGVAGCDGTGLIATGLGTIARSSFDKDVAQFRQLVTERGVQVLVSGLPYNMNGTLGFQARQVQKYASRLASALALPLEYVDERLTSIQAEQLMLTEKISPSRNKALIDRKAAAIILQQWLDERREMGRWGAGERGSRGAEEQGSGGAGEQGR, encoded by the coding sequence ATGGATTATGACTCTAGAATTTCAGCACTAGGATTAGATATCGGTCAAAAGCGCATTGGGGTAGCTGGATGCGACGGTACCGGTCTAATTGCTACTGGTTTGGGAACGATCGCACGTTCGTCCTTTGATAAAGATGTCGCTCAATTCCGGCAGCTTGTAACAGAGCGAGGCGTACAAGTTTTAGTCTCTGGTTTACCCTATAACATGAACGGCACTCTTGGTTTCCAAGCTCGACAGGTGCAAAAATACGCCTCCCGCTTAGCATCAGCTCTTGCTTTGCCTTTAGAGTACGTAGACGAGCGACTGACTTCCATCCAAGCAGAGCAGTTAATGTTGACAGAGAAAATCTCACCTTCGAGAAACAAGGCTTTAATCGATCGCAAAGCGGCGGCCATAATTTTGCAACAATGGTTAGACGAGCGGCGGGAGATGGGGAGATGGGGAGCGGGGGAGCGGGGGAGCAGGGGAGCAGAGGAGCAGGGGAGTGGGGGAGCAGGGGAGCAGGGGAGATAA